In Betta splendens chromosome 22, fBetSpl5.4, whole genome shotgun sequence, the following proteins share a genomic window:
- the LOC114848602 gene encoding NPC intracellular cholesterol transporter 2-like — MDTRAGFVVLLCLIGFTCVEMTVFKACPSSSGKVVSVDIVPCNTVPCQLHKGESYTVNVTLSSDVDSNGCTAVVHGVIAGIPVPFSIPNSDGCKSGIECPVQKGRNYNYVATLPVKTDYPSISLTVKWELTDDSKEDLFCIMFPVEIVS; from the exons ATGGACACACGGGCTGGTTTCGTCGTGTTGTTGTGCCTGATTGGATTCACCTGCGTGGAGATGACCGTGTTCAAAGCCTGTC CCTCTTCGTCTGGTAAGGTTGTTTCGGTAGATATTGTTCCATGTAACACTGTGCCATGCCAGCTGCACAAAGGAGAGTCCTACACTGTGAATGTGACGCTCTCCAGTG ATGTGGACAGCAATGGGTGCACGGCAGTGGTTCATGGTGTCATTGCTGGAATTCCTGTCCCCTTCTCCATCCCCAATAGTGACGGCTGCAAGTCAGGAATTGAGTGTCCAGTCCAAAAGGGTCGGAATTATAACTATGTGGCCACTCTACCTGTGAAGACGGACTATCCCTCT ATAAGTCTGACTGTGAAATGGGAATTGACAGATGACAGTAAAGAGGACTTGTTCTGCATCATGTTCCCAGTTGAGATTGTGAGCTGA
- the gskip gene encoding GSK3-beta interaction protein: protein MEIDCQPEDSIVSSFDEDSVELGDVKDMRLEAEAVVNDVLFAVAEMHVSQSLTSALDVAYINVETREGNRYCLELTEAGLRVVGYAFDQVNEDLNSQYHETVYSLLDTLSPGYREAFGNALLQQLERLKQNGQ from the exons ATGGAGATAGACTGCCAGCCTGAGGACTCCATTGTCTCTTCATTTGATGAGGACTCTGTTGAGCTTGGTGACGTCAAGGACATGAGACTGGAGGCTGAAGCAGTGGTCAATGATGTACTTTTTGCTGTCGCAGAAATGCATGTCTCACAAAGTCTTACCAGTGCATTGGACGTGGCCTACATCAATGTGGAAACAAGAGAAGGAAATCGATATTGTCTGGAGCTCACAGAGGCAGGACTGAGG GTGGTGGGCTATGCCTTCGACCAAGTGAACGAGGACCTGAACAGCCAGTATCATGAGACTGTTTACTCGCTCCTGGACACGCTAAGTCCAGGTTACAGAGAAGCCTTTGGAAACGCtttgctccagcagctggagaggctgAAGCAAAACGGACAATAA